A window of Mycolicibacterium fluoranthenivorans contains these coding sequences:
- a CDS encoding FAD-dependent oxidoreductase — translation MRDIRVAVVGAGPAGIYASDILTGEHPGARVDLFDRLPAPYGLVRYGVAPDHPRIKEIIKALRRVLSRDEIRFVGNVHYGSDITLADLRRHYDAVIFSTGARGDRPLDIPGIDLPGSYGAADFVSWYDGHPDVPRSWPLEAQSVAVLGAGNVALDIARMLAKPADEQLSTEIPGNVYQGLLLNRATDVHVFARRGPAQIKFSPMEFRELSHSPSVDVIVHPEGFEIDEASQKAINSTKSVKLVVDTMMRYMDKEPTGAPHRIHLHLCQAPVAVLGEGRVEGLRTERTELIGDGTVRGTGEFTDWPVQAVYRAVGYQSTHLADLPFDHHAGVVPHDAGRVLDADWMVVDATYVTGWIKRGPIGLIGHTKSDAAETVSSLLADLPGLRPPVVGDPDAILAYLSGKGVDYTTWAEWERLDAHEIALGEQQGRERVKVVPREEMIRAGRG, via the coding sequence GTGCGTGACATCCGTGTGGCGGTGGTCGGGGCCGGTCCGGCCGGGATCTATGCGTCCGACATCCTGACCGGCGAACATCCCGGTGCCCGGGTCGACCTGTTCGACCGGTTGCCCGCCCCCTACGGCCTGGTGCGCTACGGCGTGGCGCCCGATCACCCGCGGATCAAGGAGATCATCAAGGCGCTGCGCCGGGTGCTGTCCCGGGACGAGATTCGCTTCGTCGGCAATGTGCACTACGGCAGCGATATCACCCTCGCCGACCTGCGCCGCCATTACGACGCGGTGATCTTCTCCACCGGTGCCCGCGGGGACCGTCCACTGGACATCCCTGGAATCGACCTGCCCGGCAGTTACGGTGCCGCGGACTTCGTGTCGTGGTACGACGGTCACCCGGACGTGCCCCGCTCCTGGCCGCTGGAGGCCCAGAGCGTGGCGGTGCTGGGCGCGGGCAATGTCGCGCTCGATATCGCGCGGATGCTAGCCAAACCCGCCGACGAACAACTGAGCACCGAGATCCCGGGCAACGTGTACCAGGGTCTGCTGCTCAACCGGGCCACCGACGTGCACGTGTTCGCCAGGCGTGGCCCGGCCCAGATCAAGTTCTCGCCCATGGAGTTCCGCGAGTTGTCGCACTCGCCGAGTGTGGATGTGATCGTGCACCCGGAGGGCTTCGAGATCGACGAGGCCAGTCAGAAGGCGATCAACTCGACGAAATCGGTGAAGCTGGTCGTCGACACGATGATGCGCTATATGGACAAAGAGCCCACCGGGGCGCCCCACCGCATCCACCTCCACCTCTGCCAGGCGCCGGTGGCAGTGCTCGGCGAGGGCCGCGTCGAAGGGCTGCGAACGGAGCGCACCGAGCTGATCGGCGACGGAACCGTCCGTGGAACAGGAGAATTCACCGACTGGCCGGTGCAGGCCGTGTATCGCGCCGTCGGGTACCAATCCACCCATCTGGCCGATCTGCCGTTCGACCACCACGCCGGGGTGGTCCCGCACGACGCGGGACGGGTACTCGACGCGGACTGGATGGTGGTGGACGCCACCTATGTCACCGGCTGGATCAAGCGCGGCCCGATCGGGCTGATCGGCCACACGAAATCCGATGCGGCCGAGACGGTCAGCAGTCTGCTGGCCGACTTACCGGGCCTGCGGCCACCCGTGGTCGGCGACCCCGACGCCATCCTGGCCTATCTTTCCGGCAAGGGCGTCGACTACACCACGTGGGCGGAATGGGAACGGCTCGATGCCCACGAGATCGCCCTCGGTGAGCAGCAGGGCCGGGAGCGGGTCAAGGTGGTTCCGCGCGAGGAGATGATCCGCGCCGGACGCGGTTAG
- a CDS encoding GAF domain-containing protein, giving the protein MPGSSIPEPAVALGDDPRSYALLLSEVYDATMAGGRSPAKPRLVIEESWNRLLGKGIDPEHHCPPDVDRSGLDALRQSSGLMAVLDDIARGLESVLADGNNILVVADARGRVLWRSGAPRVLMKADRLGFIEGANWGEAAVGTNAIGTALVSRRAVQIFSAEHFLRSHHAWTCAGAPIRDPRTGQVIGAVDVSGPAATVHPTTIALVDLVSRLAESQLREAHDRTLNQLRAVAAPILARMAGPALAVDVDGWVAAVGALPPHHRILLPHNITPGRAWVPALGSCDLEPLSGGWLVRPVGEDDALAASTRATLDLRDPNAPTLEVAGQFGAWRRDISQRHAEILYVLATCPSGRSAPDLAEDLYGDRSRVVTVRAEMSRIRKQLAGVIAAQPYRFAESVEPDVRYPDDMRGFLAASSAPAIRAARIN; this is encoded by the coding sequence ATGCCCGGTTCGTCGATACCCGAACCCGCGGTCGCGCTCGGCGATGACCCGCGGAGTTACGCGCTGCTGTTGTCCGAGGTGTACGACGCCACGATGGCCGGTGGGCGGTCTCCCGCGAAACCACGCCTGGTCATCGAAGAATCCTGGAACAGGTTGCTGGGTAAGGGTATTGACCCAGAACATCACTGCCCGCCGGACGTGGACCGCAGTGGACTCGATGCGCTGCGGCAGTCCTCGGGACTGATGGCCGTACTCGACGACATCGCCCGCGGGCTGGAATCGGTGCTGGCCGACGGGAACAACATCCTGGTGGTCGCGGATGCGCGGGGGCGGGTGCTGTGGCGTTCCGGGGCGCCCCGGGTGCTGATGAAAGCGGATCGGCTGGGTTTCATCGAGGGCGCCAACTGGGGTGAGGCGGCGGTCGGCACCAACGCGATCGGCACCGCGCTGGTGTCCCGGCGCGCGGTGCAGATCTTCTCGGCCGAGCATTTTCTGCGCAGCCACCACGCCTGGACGTGCGCCGGAGCCCCGATTCGGGATCCGCGCACCGGTCAGGTGATCGGTGCCGTCGACGTGTCGGGGCCGGCGGCAACGGTGCATCCCACCACCATCGCGTTGGTCGACCTCGTATCCCGGCTGGCCGAATCCCAACTGCGCGAGGCGCATGACCGCACGCTGAACCAGTTGCGGGCCGTCGCCGCCCCGATCCTGGCCCGGATGGCGGGGCCCGCGCTGGCCGTCGATGTGGACGGCTGGGTCGCCGCTGTCGGTGCACTCCCGCCGCATCACCGGATCCTGCTGCCGCACAACATCACACCCGGTAGGGCCTGGGTTCCCGCGCTGGGGTCCTGCGATCTGGAACCGTTGAGTGGTGGGTGGCTGGTGCGGCCGGTCGGCGAGGATGACGCCCTAGCGGCGTCGACGCGGGCGACCCTGGATCTGCGCGATCCGAATGCCCCGACGCTCGAGGTGGCCGGGCAGTTCGGGGCGTGGCGGCGGGACATCTCGCAGCGTCATGCCGAGATCCTGTACGTGCTCGCGACCTGCCCCTCGGGCCGTTCGGCGCCGGACTTGGCGGAGGACCTCTACGGAGACCGGTCCCGGGTGGTCACCGTACGGGCCGAGATGTCGCGGATCAGAAAGCAATTGGCCGGTGTGATCGCCGCACAGCCCTACCGTTTCGCCGAATCGGTGGAACCGGACGTGCGGTATCCCGACGATATGCGCGGCTTCTTGGCGGCGTCGAGTGCGCCGGCGATCCGGGCGGCGCGCATCAACTGA
- a CDS encoding flavin-containing monooxygenase — MTQTVERPAAPPTPSPQERVDAWLADFEHALATRDIERAVGKFAVDSFWRDLVSFTWNLKTLEGRDAIGEMLENRLAGTDPSGFRTRETPTQDGEVTTAFIEFETAVGRGVGHLRLKGDEGWTLLTTLQELKGHEEHKGVTRTLGAVHGSDPDTRSWAEKRLDEERTLGYSEQPYVVVVGGGQGGIALGARLRQLGVPAIVIDKHERPGDQWRKRYKSLCLHDPVWYDHLPYLPFPQNWPVFAPKDKIGDWLEFYTRVMEVPYWSKTSCVAATYNEADQRWTVEVDRDGEKVTLHPAHLVLATGMSGKPNVPSFPGQDVFLGDQHHSSHHPGPDRYAGKRAVVIGSNNSAHDICKALFENGADVTMVQRSSTHIVKSDSLMDLGLGDLYSERALAAGMTTEKADLTFASLPYRIMHEFQIPIYDAIRERDKDFYARLEAAGFDLDWGDDGSGLFMKYLRRGSGYYIDVGACDLIADGSVKLAHGGVSHLTPNSVVLSDGTELPADVVVYATGFGSMNGWAADLIGQEVADKVGKVWGLGSETTKDPGPWEGEQRNMWKPTQQENLWFHGGNLHQSRHYSLYLALQLKARHAGLPTPVYGLQEVHHLS, encoded by the coding sequence ATGACCCAGACCGTTGAACGTCCCGCTGCACCGCCCACACCGTCGCCCCAGGAGCGGGTCGACGCCTGGCTCGCAGATTTCGAACATGCCCTGGCCACCCGCGATATCGAGCGCGCCGTCGGCAAGTTCGCCGTCGACAGCTTCTGGCGCGACCTGGTGTCCTTCACCTGGAACCTCAAGACCCTGGAGGGTCGCGACGCCATCGGCGAGATGCTGGAGAACCGCCTGGCCGGCACCGACCCCTCCGGGTTCCGGACCCGCGAGACCCCGACTCAGGACGGGGAGGTGACGACCGCCTTCATCGAGTTCGAGACCGCCGTCGGGCGCGGGGTGGGGCATCTGCGCCTGAAGGGGGATGAAGGCTGGACCCTGCTGACCACGCTGCAGGAGCTCAAGGGCCACGAGGAGCACAAGGGCGTCACCCGCACCCTCGGCGCCGTGCACGGCTCCGACCCCGACACCCGGTCGTGGGCGGAGAAGCGACTCGACGAGGAGCGCACCCTCGGCTACTCCGAGCAGCCGTACGTGGTGGTCGTCGGCGGCGGGCAGGGCGGGATCGCGCTGGGTGCGCGGCTGCGCCAGCTCGGCGTGCCGGCCATCGTCATCGACAAGCACGAGCGGCCCGGCGACCAGTGGCGCAAGCGCTACAAGTCCCTGTGCCTGCACGATCCGGTGTGGTACGACCACCTGCCCTACCTGCCGTTCCCGCAGAACTGGCCGGTGTTCGCACCCAAGGACAAGATCGGCGACTGGCTGGAGTTCTACACCAGGGTGATGGAGGTGCCGTACTGGTCGAAGACGTCGTGTGTGGCAGCCACCTACAACGAGGCGGACCAGCGGTGGACCGTGGAGGTCGACCGCGACGGCGAGAAGGTGACGCTTCACCCGGCACACCTGGTGCTGGCCACCGGAATGTCGGGCAAGCCGAATGTGCCCTCGTTCCCCGGGCAGGACGTCTTCCTCGGCGATCAGCATCACTCCAGTCACCACCCCGGTCCCGACCGTTACGCGGGCAAGCGGGCGGTGGTGATCGGCTCCAACAACTCCGCGCACGATATCTGCAAGGCCCTGTTCGAGAACGGTGCCGATGTCACCATGGTGCAGCGTTCCTCGACACATATCGTGAAATCGGATTCGCTGATGGATCTCGGTCTGGGCGACCTGTACTCGGAGCGGGCGCTGGCCGCGGGAATGACGACGGAGAAGGCCGATCTGACCTTCGCGTCGCTGCCATACCGGATCATGCACGAGTTCCAGATCCCGATCTATGACGCAATCCGCGAGCGGGACAAGGATTTCTACGCGCGACTGGAGGCTGCCGGCTTCGACCTGGACTGGGGTGACGACGGTTCCGGCCTGTTCATGAAGTACCTGCGCCGTGGCTCCGGCTACTACATCGACGTCGGCGCCTGCGATCTGATCGCCGACGGCAGCGTCAAGCTGGCCCACGGCGGCGTATCGCACCTGACGCCTAATTCGGTGGTGCTGTCCGACGGAACGGAGCTACCCGCCGATGTGGTGGTGTACGCCACCGGGTTCGGCTCGATGAACGGCTGGGCCGCCGATCTGATCGGCCAGGAGGTGGCCGACAAGGTCGGCAAGGTGTGGGGCCTGGGTTCGGAGACCACCAAGGATCCCGGACCGTGGGAGGGCGAGCAGCGCAACATGTGGAAGCCGACCCAGCAGGAGAACCTGTGGTTCCACGGCGGGAATCTGCATCAGTCCCGGCACTACTCGCTATATCTGGCGTTACAGCTCAAGGCGCGCCATGCGGGCTTGCCCACGCCGGTGTACGGGCTGCAGGAGGTGCACCACCTGTCCTGA
- the ygiD gene encoding 4,5-DOPA dioxygenase extradiol: MPAAFFGHGSPMNALETNRYTRAWQQFGQSAPRPRAILVISAHWYINATAVTAMPRPRTIHDFYGFPRELYDMQYPAPGLPDLAGEIADIVEPTWVGSDLDSWGIDHGTWSVLVHAFPDADIPVVQLSINAEKPLDYHLDLGARLAPLRDSGILIVGSGNIVHNLRAMDPGTPDSGFDWAARFDEAARELLTASPADMVRLTEHPDYAAAVPTPDHFIPSLYFAGLLAAAEPSAAPDILIDGYTYGSLSMTSYAA, translated from the coding sequence ATGCCCGCCGCCTTCTTCGGACACGGCAGCCCGATGAACGCGCTCGAGACCAACCGCTACACCCGCGCCTGGCAGCAGTTCGGCCAATCCGCGCCACGGCCACGGGCCATCCTGGTCATCAGCGCGCACTGGTACATCAACGCCACCGCGGTGACGGCGATGCCCCGGCCCCGGACCATCCACGACTTCTACGGTTTCCCGCGCGAACTCTACGACATGCAGTACCCCGCACCGGGTTTGCCGGATCTGGCCGGCGAGATCGCCGATATCGTCGAGCCCACCTGGGTGGGCTCCGACCTCGACAGCTGGGGTATCGACCACGGCACCTGGTCGGTGCTGGTGCACGCCTTCCCCGACGCCGACATCCCCGTCGTCCAGTTGTCGATCAATGCCGAGAAGCCGCTCGACTACCACCTCGACCTCGGGGCCCGACTGGCCCCGCTGCGCGACAGCGGCATCCTCATCGTCGGCAGCGGAAACATCGTGCACAATCTGCGCGCCATGGATCCGGGCACACCTGATTCCGGATTCGATTGGGCCGCACGATTCGACGAGGCCGCCCGAGAGCTGCTCACCGCTTCCCCCGCGGATATGGTGCGACTCACCGAACACCCCGACTACGCCGCAGCCGTGCCCACCCCCGACCATTTCATCCCGTCGCTGTACTTCGCCGGTCTGCTCGCGGCGGCGGAACCGTCCGCCGCCCCCGACATCCTGATCGACGGATATACCTACGGTTCGTTGTCGATGACGTCGTACGCCGCCTGA
- a CDS encoding MCE family protein — translation MSVPDTGGPELVDEGPFNDAKEPPYRIAGAVLLAVVVLVFGLTWAQFRGYFDDKAALVVMAERAGLSMDPGSKVTFNGVPIGRLKSAGVVTDGGRSRARLVLDVEPRYLDMIPANVDAQLRATTVFGNKYISFLSPADPSSDKLKSGAVINATSTTTEFNTLFETIMGIAQQVDPVKLNQTLTAAAQALDGLGDKFGQSLVNGNDILGELNARMPQIRRDTKGLADLSGVYADAAPDLFDGLDHAVVTARTLNAQRGNIDKALMSAVGFGNNAGDIFERGGPYLVRGAQDLLPTSKLLDYYSPELLCTLRNFHDVAPKFADMLGGNGYSLVLADELVGAGNGYVYPDNLPRVNARGGPEGRPGCWQPITRDLWPMPYLVMDTGASIAPYNHFELGQPLAAEYVWGRQIGERTINP, via the coding sequence CTTCGGTCTGACGTGGGCGCAGTTCCGTGGCTATTTCGATGACAAGGCCGCCCTGGTGGTGATGGCCGAGCGAGCCGGGTTGTCGATGGATCCGGGGTCGAAGGTGACCTTCAACGGGGTGCCGATCGGGCGGCTGAAATCCGCGGGTGTGGTGACCGACGGGGGTCGGTCACGGGCCAGGTTGGTGTTGGATGTGGAACCGCGGTACCTGGACATGATCCCGGCCAATGTGGACGCGCAGTTGCGCGCGACGACGGTGTTCGGCAACAAGTACATCTCGTTCCTGTCGCCGGCGGATCCGTCGTCGGACAAGCTCAAGTCGGGTGCGGTGATCAACGCGACGAGCACCACCACGGAGTTCAACACGTTGTTCGAGACGATCATGGGGATCGCCCAGCAGGTGGATCCGGTGAAGTTGAACCAGACGTTGACCGCGGCGGCGCAGGCGCTGGATGGGTTGGGGGACAAGTTCGGTCAGTCGCTGGTCAACGGTAATGACATTCTGGGTGAGCTCAATGCCCGGATGCCGCAGATCCGCAGGGACACCAAGGGTTTGGCGGATCTGTCCGGGGTGTATGCCGATGCCGCTCCGGATCTGTTCGACGGGCTCGACCATGCGGTGGTCACCGCCAGGACGCTGAACGCGCAGCGCGGCAATATCGACAAGGCGTTGATGTCGGCGGTCGGGTTCGGCAACAACGCCGGGGACATCTTCGAGCGTGGTGGGCCGTATCTGGTCCGTGGTGCGCAGGACCTGCTGCCGACGAGCAAGCTGCTGGACTACTACAGCCCCGAGCTGTTGTGTACGTTGCGCAACTTCCACGACGTCGCACCCAAATTCGCCGATATGCTCGGCGGCAACGGCTACTCCCTGGTGCTGGCCGACGAACTGGTCGGCGCCGGAAACGGTTACGTCTACCCGGACAATCTGCCGCGGGTCAATGCGCGGGGTGGACCGGAGGGTCGGCCGGGTTGCTGGCAGCCGATCACCCGCGACCTGTGGCCGATGCCGTATCTGGTGATGGACACCGGTGCCAGCATCGCGCCCTACAACCACTTCGAGCTCGGTCAGCCGCTGGCCGCCGAGTACGTCTGGGGCCGCCAGATCGGCGAACGCACCATCAACCCGTGA
- a CDS encoding 2,3-butanediol dehydrogenase produces the protein MKAAVYYGPHKLDVTEVARPEPGPGTVQIQVGFNGICGTDLHEYFAGPIFIPTAPHPLTGQQLPLVMGHEFAGTITAVGAGVEGWAEGDRVAVEPIYRCGHCPACQAGNYNICAQIGFHGLMSDGGMAEYTVVPTDMLHKLPDNVSLELGALVEPMSVAYHAATLGEPPADGTAMVFGAGPIGIGLWFALRGKGLEDIYVVEPTPTRRAAIEALGARTLDPTAVDVPAFIAEHTSGRGADAVYDAAGVAPAVETALACVGARRPMVSVAIYEKPLTTPLLRLVMNESRIQGSLCYTSADFEAVIGLMAQGAYDTTGWVTSIGIDEVVDEGFDALHAGTKMKVLVDPSR, from the coding sequence ATGAAAGCAGCTGTGTACTACGGACCCCACAAGCTCGACGTCACCGAGGTGGCCCGGCCCGAGCCCGGGCCGGGCACTGTCCAGATCCAGGTCGGCTTCAACGGCATCTGCGGGACCGACCTGCACGAATACTTCGCCGGACCCATCTTCATCCCCACCGCACCCCATCCGCTGACCGGCCAGCAGCTGCCACTGGTCATGGGACACGAGTTCGCCGGCACGATCACCGCCGTCGGCGCGGGGGTCGAGGGTTGGGCCGAGGGCGACCGGGTGGCGGTCGAGCCGATCTACCGGTGCGGACACTGCCCCGCCTGTCAGGCCGGCAACTACAACATCTGCGCGCAGATCGGGTTCCACGGCCTGATGTCCGACGGTGGGATGGCCGAGTACACCGTGGTGCCCACCGATATGTTGCACAAGCTGCCCGACAACGTCTCCCTGGAACTGGGCGCTTTGGTCGAACCGATGTCGGTGGCCTACCACGCCGCCACCCTCGGTGAGCCACCCGCCGACGGCACGGCCATGGTGTTCGGTGCCGGACCGATCGGTATCGGGCTGTGGTTCGCCTTGCGGGGCAAGGGTCTTGAGGACATCTACGTGGTCGAGCCGACACCCACCCGGCGGGCGGCCATCGAAGCGCTGGGCGCCCGCACCCTGGACCCGACCGCTGTGGATGTGCCGGCATTCATCGCCGAGCACACCTCGGGCCGCGGCGCCGACGCCGTCTACGACGCCGCCGGGGTGGCGCCTGCGGTGGAAACCGCACTGGCCTGTGTGGGTGCCCGACGGCCGATGGTCAGCGTGGCGATCTACGAGAAGCCTTTGACCACACCGCTGTTGAGGCTGGTGATGAACGAGTCCCGCATCCAGGGATCGCTGTGCTACACCTCAGCCGACTTCGAGGCTGTGATCGGGTTGATGGCCCAGGGCGCCTACGACACCACCGGATGGGTGACCTCCATCGGTATCGACGAGGTGGTCGACGAGGGGTTCGACGCCCTGCACGCCGGCACCAAGATGAAGGTCCTCGTCGACCCGTCCCGCTGA
- a CDS encoding N(5)-(carboxyethyl)ornithine synthase: protein MTIPTLPDLTPPDLTLGVIGRTGKENEHRLPLHPAQLGRIDADLRDRIYLEDGYGADFGVSDTELSESVAGVRSRAQLIAECDVILLIKPDADDLDELRGGQVLWGWPHCVQNATLTQRAVEHRQTLIAFESMQHWSADGSFTLHVFHKNNEMAGYCSVLHALQLIGSTGTYGRRLRAAVIGFGATARGAVTALSAHGVTDVDILTHRGVTAVASPIHSADIVQFDEQATGPGGRSQCYALIDGGRTPLAEFLAEHDVIVNCVLQDTDAPLTFLVEDDLAAFQPGSVIIDVSCDEAMAFSWARPTSFDHPTFTVGTNITYYAVDHSPSYLWNSATWEISEALLPYLRSVLAGPEGWNADPTIRRAIEIQDGKILNPNITSFQRRQG from the coding sequence ATGACGATTCCCACACTGCCAGACCTCACACCGCCAGATCTCACGCTCGGCGTGATCGGCCGCACCGGCAAGGAGAACGAACACCGGTTGCCGCTGCACCCGGCGCAGCTGGGCCGCATCGACGCCGACCTACGCGACCGGATCTATCTGGAGGACGGTTACGGCGCCGATTTCGGCGTCTCCGATACAGAGCTGTCGGAGTCGGTAGCCGGGGTGCGCTCACGCGCCCAGTTGATCGCCGAGTGCGACGTCATCCTGTTGATCAAGCCGGACGCCGACGATCTCGACGAACTTCGGGGCGGGCAGGTCTTGTGGGGCTGGCCGCACTGCGTGCAGAACGCGACGCTGACTCAGCGTGCCGTCGAACACCGCCAGACGCTCATCGCGTTCGAGTCCATGCAGCACTGGAGCGCCGACGGGTCGTTCACCTTGCATGTCTTTCACAAGAACAACGAGATGGCCGGCTACTGCTCGGTGCTGCACGCGCTTCAGCTCATCGGCTCCACGGGCACCTATGGCCGTCGGCTGCGTGCCGCGGTGATCGGTTTCGGCGCGACCGCGCGGGGTGCGGTGACGGCACTGAGCGCGCACGGCGTCACGGACGTCGACATCCTCACCCACCGCGGTGTCACCGCGGTGGCCTCGCCGATCCACTCCGCCGACATCGTGCAATTCGACGAGCAGGCGACGGGCCCGGGCGGCCGATCGCAGTGCTACGCCCTCATCGACGGCGGGCGGACTCCCCTGGCGGAGTTTCTCGCCGAGCACGATGTCATCGTCAACTGCGTCCTTCAGGACACCGATGCGCCACTGACATTCCTGGTCGAGGACGATCTCGCGGCGTTCCAGCCGGGCAGCGTGATCATCGATGTGTCCTGCGATGAGGCGATGGCCTTCAGTTGGGCGAGGCCCACCTCGTTCGACCACCCGACCTTCACCGTCGGCACCAACATCACGTACTACGCCGTCGACCACAGCCCGTCCTACCTGTGGAATTCCGCCACCTGGGAGATCAGCGAGGCGCTGCTTCCCTACCTGCGATCCGTACTCGCCGGGCCCGAGGGCTGGAACGCCGACCCCACCATCCGCCGCGCGATCGAGATCCAGGACGGAAAGATCCTGAACCCGAACATCACCTCGTTCCAACGCCGGCAGGGGTGA
- a CDS encoding serine hydrolase has protein sequence MGRLALVLVTLLTLTGFVAPAARADLQARIAAADSYLASRPGVIGYVLRDRSTGQRYANAGADTMIWTASTIKLAMVVDLLTRERAGALRLSAADRQLMIAMLRDSDNDAADTLWSRYGGPDHRAFNADFPRYGLTSLQPQPGFSDVFPYWGFQKATANDLDRLMNYVLSQMNSADAAAIASEMQRVSPDQQWGVWGAGPAMAPGNKNGWSQEQGGWVINSVGFAGAGARFTLAIMNALGGEGGYDDGVATTTRLSQILLS, from the coding sequence ATGGGTCGCTTGGCGCTGGTCCTGGTCACCCTGTTGACGCTCACCGGATTCGTCGCTCCGGCGGCCCGCGCCGACCTGCAGGCCCGTATCGCCGCGGCCGACAGCTATCTGGCCTCCCGACCGGGTGTGATCGGCTATGTGCTGCGGGACCGCAGCACCGGGCAGAGATACGCCAACGCGGGCGCGGACACCATGATCTGGACTGCCTCCACCATCAAGCTCGCGATGGTGGTCGATCTGCTGACCCGTGAACGCGCCGGGGCGCTGCGGCTTTCCGCCGCGGATCGTCAGCTGATGATCGCCATGCTGCGCGATTCGGACAACGATGCCGCCGATACGCTGTGGTCGCGCTACGGCGGGCCCGACCATCGGGCGTTCAACGCCGACTTCCCGCGGTACGGATTGACCTCCCTGCAGCCCCAACCGGGGTTCAGCGATGTGTTCCCCTATTGGGGCTTTCAGAAGGCCACGGCCAACGACCTCGACCGGCTGATGAATTACGTGCTGTCCCAGATGAATTCCGCCGATGCCGCGGCGATCGCCAGTGAGATGCAGCGGGTCAGTCCGGATCAACAGTGGGGTGTCTGGGGCGCCGGACCGGCGATGGCTCCCGGAAACAAGAACGGCTGGTCCCAGGAACAGGGCGGCTGGGTGATCAACTCCGTGGGATTCGCCGGGGCCGGCGCGCGCTTCACTCTCGCCATCATGAATGCACTCGGCGGCGAGGGCGGCTATGACGACGGCGTCGCGACGACCACCAGGTTGAGCCAGATCCTGCTCAGTTGA
- a CDS encoding acetoin reductase, which translates to MTRTIDAPLLDKVALVTGAGRGIGRGIALELARQGADIALVDTQHDGIAAVADEIAQIGSKSTTFVADVSDRDAVFAAVAHAASALGGFDVMVNNAGIALVGPLAEVTPQELARLWAVNVDGVLWGIQAAVAKFKELGNRDKGKISKIINASSIAGHEGFAMLGPYSATKFAVRALTQAAAKEHAADGITVNAYCPGVVGTDMWVAIDKRFAELTGAAEGETFEKFAATIALGRPETPEDVAGFVAYLAGPGADYMTGQAGLIDGGMVYR; encoded by the coding sequence ATGACACGCACCATCGACGCTCCACTACTGGACAAGGTCGCCTTGGTGACCGGCGCGGGGCGCGGAATCGGCCGGGGTATCGCCCTGGAGTTGGCCCGCCAGGGCGCCGATATCGCGCTCGTCGACACCCAGCACGACGGTATCGCCGCCGTCGCCGACGAGATCGCGCAGATCGGTTCGAAATCAACCACATTCGTGGCGGACGTGTCGGACCGCGATGCGGTGTTCGCCGCCGTGGCGCACGCGGCGTCGGCACTGGGCGGGTTCGACGTGATGGTGAACAACGCCGGTATCGCCCTGGTGGGACCGCTGGCGGAGGTGACACCGCAGGAACTTGCCCGGCTGTGGGCCGTCAACGTCGACGGAGTGCTCTGGGGAATCCAGGCCGCGGTCGCCAAGTTCAAGGAACTCGGGAACCGGGACAAGGGAAAGATCAGCAAGATCATCAATGCGTCGTCCATTGCGGGACACGAGGGGTTCGCGATGCTGGGCCCGTACAGTGCCACTAAGTTCGCGGTGCGGGCGCTGACCCAGGCCGCGGCGAAGGAGCACGCCGCCGACGGCATCACGGTCAACGCCTACTGCCCCGGTGTGGTCGGCACCGATATGTGGGTGGCGATCGACAAGAGGTTCGCCGAGTTGACCGGTGCGGCGGAGGGCGAGACGTTCGAGAAGTTCGCCGCCACGATCGCGCTGGGCCGGCCCGAGACGCCCGAGGATGTGGCGGGTTTCGTCGCCTATCTCGCAGGTCCCGGCGCGGACTACATGACGGGCCAGGCCGGTCTCATCGACGGTGGCATGGTGTACCGCTGA